From Pedobacter indicus, a single genomic window includes:
- the argS gene encoding arginine--tRNA ligase, which produces MNIQDQLVAAVCDAVKDLYGADLPESQVSLQETRKEFEGDITIVTFPMVRFSRKSPEATGAEIGEYLKQKLSLIVEYNTIKGFLNIVIDAKYWVSRLNEDISKPDFGLFPSNGKKLMLEYSSPNTNKPLHLGHVRNNLLGYSVSEILKAYGYDVIKANLVNDRGIHICKSMLAWQLFGNGETPQSSGKKGDHLVGDYYVVFDKKYKEQIQQLVAEGQTEEEAKRNAPLIKEAQLMLQQWEAGDGEVVALWKKMNNWVYAGFEETYKQLGVDFDKFYYESDTYLLGKDIIQEGLEKGVFYKKDDNSVWIDLSDDGLDEKLVLRGDGTSVYITQDLGTAQLKYDDFKMDESVYVVGNEQDYHFKVLFLILDKLGKDWAKGLYHLSYGMVDLPTGKMKSREGTVVDADDLMEQMFDTARERTEELGKVEGFSDEEKDRLYRQIGLGALKYFLLKVEPKKRLLFNPSESIDFQGHTGPFIQYTYARIKSVLRKGRYHGEEHIDSLTFALKTSEIELIKALDRFPEKIKASAEEFSPAQLANYIFDIAKLYNKFYHEESILQADDEEVKAFRLFLSNATAGVIARGMNLLGIEVPERM; this is translated from the coding sequence ATGAATATACAAGATCAATTAGTTGCAGCCGTATGCGATGCGGTAAAAGATTTATACGGCGCAGACTTACCTGAAAGTCAGGTAAGCTTACAAGAAACACGAAAAGAATTTGAAGGCGATATCACCATAGTGACATTTCCGATGGTTCGTTTTTCTAGAAAATCACCTGAAGCTACCGGAGCGGAGATCGGAGAGTATTTAAAGCAGAAACTATCGTTAATAGTAGAATATAATACGATTAAAGGCTTCTTAAATATTGTTATAGATGCAAAATATTGGGTAAGTCGATTAAATGAAGATATCTCGAAACCCGATTTTGGGCTTTTTCCTTCGAATGGAAAGAAGTTGATGTTAGAATATTCTTCACCTAATACCAATAAGCCACTTCATTTAGGACATGTCCGTAATAATTTACTGGGTTATTCTGTCTCTGAAATTCTCAAAGCGTACGGTTATGATGTTATTAAAGCAAATTTGGTTAACGACAGGGGTATCCATATTTGCAAATCTATGCTTGCCTGGCAACTTTTTGGTAATGGAGAAACACCTCAGTCTTCAGGTAAGAAGGGAGATCATTTGGTAGGTGATTACTATGTCGTTTTTGACAAGAAGTACAAAGAACAGATTCAACAGCTTGTGGCAGAAGGTCAAACTGAAGAGGAGGCTAAAAGGAATGCTCCTTTGATTAAGGAGGCTCAATTAATGTTGCAGCAATGGGAGGCAGGTGACGGAGAGGTAGTTGCGTTATGGAAGAAAATGAACAACTGGGTGTACGCCGGTTTTGAAGAAACCTACAAACAACTTGGGGTTGATTTCGATAAGTTCTATTATGAGTCTGATACCTATTTATTGGGGAAAGATATTATCCAAGAAGGATTAGAAAAAGGAGTTTTTTATAAAAAAGATGATAATTCTGTGTGGATTGACTTGAGCGATGACGGATTAGATGAAAAGCTAGTTCTACGCGGCGATGGTACTTCCGTATATATCACTCAGGATTTAGGTACAGCACAGCTTAAATATGATGACTTCAAAATGGATGAGTCGGTTTATGTTGTCGGCAATGAACAAGATTACCATTTTAAAGTTCTTTTTCTTATCCTCGATAAACTGGGGAAAGATTGGGCAAAAGGACTTTATCATCTTTCTTATGGAATGGTCGATTTGCCGACGGGTAAAATGAAATCCAGAGAAGGGACTGTGGTTGATGCTGACGACTTAATGGAGCAAATGTTTGATACCGCACGGGAGCGTACGGAAGAACTTGGGAAAGTAGAAGGATTTTCCGATGAAGAAAAAGATCGGCTATATAGACAGATCGGTTTAGGAGCTCTTAAGTACTTTTTATTGAAAGTAGAGCCAAAAAAACGACTTCTATTCAATCCTTCTGAGTCGATCGATTTTCAGGGACACACAGGCCCGTTTATTCAATATACCTATGCACGAATTAAATCTGTATTGCGTAAAGGAAGATATCATGGTGAAGAACATATAGATTCACTTACTTTTGCCTTAAAAACATCGGAGATTGAGCTGATTAAAGCATTGGATCGTTTTCCTGAAAAGATTAAGGCTTCAGCAGAGGAATTTAGTCCTGCTCAGCTTGCAAACTATATTTTTGACATCGCAAAACTCTATAATAAATTCTATCATGAAGAAAGTATTTTGCAGGCAGATGATGAAGAGGTAAAGGCATTCCGACTGTTTTTATCAAATGCCACTGCAGGTGTTATTGCTCGTGGAATGAACCTGTTGGGTATTGAGGTTCCCGAAAGAATGTAA
- the rocF gene encoding arginase, producing the protein MREIQLIEVKSELGAGTRGASLGVDAIKIAALDFGSRFFKQYPSKEVQNENHLLFESTGSPYGKRISGILTVCERVADEVNKTYHDQKFPVVLAGDHSTAIGTIAGIRKAYPKKRLGVVWIDAHADIHSPYTTPTGNVHGMPIAVSLDEDNLANKINKPDQETVNYWFQLKNIGAIVPKIQPRDLIYIGVRDVETPEASLIKKKKIKNISVANFRKLGVERIVNDITSYLDQCDMIYVSFDVDSMDPTISRGTGTPVPNGFTEREAGALVARLCAHPKICCFEMVEVNPTLDSENLMAENAFEILNRAINALVHD; encoded by the coding sequence ATGCGAGAAATTCAATTAATAGAGGTTAAGTCTGAACTTGGTGCAGGAACACGAGGAGCTAGTCTCGGTGTAGATGCAATTAAGATTGCTGCTTTGGATTTTGGTAGCCGATTTTTTAAGCAATATCCTTCTAAAGAAGTTCAGAACGAAAATCATTTACTATTTGAATCAACAGGAAGCCCTTATGGAAAGCGGATATCGGGTATTTTAACAGTATGTGAGCGTGTTGCAGATGAGGTTAACAAAACCTATCACGATCAAAAGTTCCCGGTCGTGTTAGCGGGAGATCACAGCACTGCTATTGGGACAATTGCAGGAATTCGGAAAGCTTATCCTAAGAAGAGATTGGGTGTTGTTTGGATCGACGCGCATGCTGATATTCATTCACCCTATACAACACCCACCGGAAATGTTCACGGAATGCCCATCGCTGTGTCGTTGGATGAGGATAACTTAGCGAACAAAATAAATAAACCAGACCAAGAAACAGTTAACTATTGGTTTCAATTGAAAAATATTGGGGCAATTGTTCCGAAGATACAACCACGTGATTTAATTTATATAGGGGTGCGAGACGTGGAAACACCCGAAGCCTCTCTGATTAAAAAGAAAAAAATAAAAAACATCAGTGTAGCAAATTTTCGAAAGCTCGGTGTCGAGAGGATTGTAAACGATATTACAAGCTATCTAGATCAGTGTGACATGATTTATGTCTCTTTTGATGTTGATTCGATGGATCCAACCATATCTCGTGGAACAGGAACACCAGTACCGAACGGTTTTACTGAACGGGAAGCGGGTGCTCTGGTTGCTCGGCTTTGTGCACACCCAAAGATATGTTGCTTTGAGATGGTTGAAGTAAACCCAACTTTAGACAGCGAAAACTTAATGGCAGAAAATGCATTTGAAATTTTGAACCGTGCAATCAACGCACTAGTTCACGATTAA
- a CDS encoding arginine decarboxylase — protein sequence MQTYQEFLDLSVGFPQDGFEIIDDELYFHDINLMEMIETYGTPLRFTYLPIISKKIQQAKILFQTAILKNNYRGTYKYCYCTKSSHFRHIVEEALKNDIHLETSSAFDMPVIDALEKKGIVNKDITVICNGFKTYQYKQYIIDMLHDGYKNIIPVLDNKEEFNLFDDEVELDTPCNLGIRIAAEEQPDSQFYTSRLGIRMEDIIDYYNNKIVPNPNFRVKLLHFFINSGISDTPYYWTELEKYVTLYCKFKKINPDLDTLDIGGGMPFKDSLVHDFDYEYMVNEIVNRIKEICALHDVMEPDIITEFGKYTVAEASGILYKVIGRKQQNDRERWLMLDGSFITNLPDVWALNQKYILLPINNWDFEYEKVNLGGITCDGQDYYNSEAHMNNVFMPKTRKVQYLGFFHTGAYQEVLSGYGGIHHCLLPSPKHVIIRRNRDETFNFEVFGEEQNSKQVLKILGY from the coding sequence ATGCAGACCTATCAGGAATTTCTTGACTTAAGTGTTGGTTTCCCGCAAGACGGATTTGAAATAATCGACGATGAGCTCTATTTCCACGACATTAACCTTATGGAAATGATTGAGACCTATGGGACACCATTACGGTTTACTTACCTTCCGATAATTAGCAAAAAAATTCAACAAGCTAAAATCCTTTTCCAAACCGCTATACTGAAAAATAATTACCGAGGTACATACAAATATTGTTACTGTACCAAAAGTTCACATTTCAGGCACATTGTTGAAGAAGCACTAAAGAATGATATTCACTTAGAAACCTCTTCAGCGTTTGATATGCCAGTTATTGATGCTTTGGAGAAAAAAGGTATCGTAAATAAAGATATAACCGTTATCTGCAATGGGTTTAAAACCTATCAATACAAACAATATATTATTGACATGTTGCATGATGGGTATAAAAATATTATTCCAGTGCTCGATAACAAAGAAGAGTTTAATCTTTTCGACGATGAAGTCGAATTAGACACTCCTTGTAATCTGGGAATTAGAATAGCAGCTGAAGAACAACCAGATTCACAATTTTACACTTCACGACTTGGAATCAGAATGGAAGATATTATTGATTATTACAACAATAAAATTGTTCCTAACCCAAACTTCAGAGTCAAATTACTCCACTTTTTTATCAACTCGGGCATTTCAGATACCCCATACTACTGGACTGAACTTGAGAAATACGTCACTTTATACTGTAAATTTAAGAAAATAAACCCTGATCTTGACACATTGGACATTGGAGGTGGGATGCCTTTCAAAGATTCGTTAGTACATGATTTCGATTACGAATACATGGTAAATGAAATTGTTAACCGAATCAAAGAAATCTGTGCACTTCATGATGTAATGGAACCTGACATTATTACTGAGTTTGGTAAATATACTGTCGCTGAAGCCTCGGGTATTTTATACAAAGTCATTGGCCGAAAGCAACAGAATGACCGCGAACGTTGGTTGATGCTAGATGGATCCTTTATTACAAACTTACCGGATGTATGGGCATTAAATCAGAAATACATCTTACTCCCGATTAACAACTGGGACTTCGAATATGAAAAAGTTAATCTTGGAGGTATCACTTGTGATGGACAAGACTATTATAACTCCGAAGCTCACATGAACAATGTATTCATGCCTAAAACACGAAAAGTACAGTATCTAGGCTTCTTTCACACCGGAGCTTATCAAGAAGTTTTAAGCGGATATGGCGGCATCCATCATTGTTTGCTCCCTTCTCCTAAACACGTGATCATTCGTCGAAACAGAGATGAAACTTTCAACTTTGAAGTATTTGGTGAGGAGCAAAACAGTAAACAGGTACTGAAAATATTAGGATATTAG
- a CDS encoding RluA family pseudouridine synthase, with protein MNNNRSIRKFVKLSDLIIFEDSNMIVINKPPLISSLNDRGSEEQNIHQIAKAYCESAQVCHRLDRETSGVMIIAKNPETYRLVSIEFEHRRVEKRYHAIIEGIHKFEERLVDLPILNQGNKNVSIDRVRGKNAITYFNSVRFFRHFTMVECRPVTGRMHQIRIHLATLKASIVGDDMYKGQPVYLSQLKRGYTLGKGKEERPIMQRFALHAKSIAFQLDGKEYKFDAPYPKDFATLIKQLEKFDL; from the coding sequence ATGAATAATAATAGATCAATTCGTAAATTTGTAAAGCTTTCGGATCTAATCATATTTGAAGACTCAAATATGATTGTTATCAATAAGCCTCCATTGATTTCTTCACTCAACGATAGAGGGTCTGAAGAGCAGAATATTCACCAAATAGCGAAAGCATATTGTGAAAGTGCTCAAGTATGCCACCGTTTGGATCGCGAAACATCGGGCGTGATGATAATTGCGAAGAACCCAGAAACTTATCGTTTGGTGTCAATCGAATTTGAACACCGTCGTGTTGAAAAACGTTATCACGCGATCATAGAAGGTATTCATAAGTTTGAAGAAAGGTTGGTTGATCTCCCCATTTTAAATCAAGGGAATAAAAATGTAAGTATTGATAGAGTAAGGGGGAAGAACGCAATTACTTACTTTAATTCTGTTCGCTTTTTTAGACACTTTACGATGGTAGAGTGTCGTCCCGTCACGGGTAGAATGCACCAGATTAGGATTCATTTAGCAACGCTGAAAGCCTCCATAGTTGGGGATGATATGTATAAAGGTCAACCAGTATATCTTTCGCAACTTAAAAGAGGGTATACCTTAGGAAAAGGGAAAGAGGAGCGACCGATCATGCAACGCTTTGCCTTACATGCTAAATCGATCGCATTTCAACTTGACGGTAAAGAGTATAAGTTTGACGCACCTTACCCGAAGGATTTCGCTACATTGATAAAACAATTGGAGAAGTTTGATTTATAA
- a CDS encoding response regulator, with translation MSHKILILDDDSDILFFCTYVFENMGFAVSSSTHCNDIISQVKSANPDMVLIDNWIPDIGGVKATQQLKASAELKNIPVILFSANSNLPELAASAGADDYLKKPFDLDELEDLALKYVKSE, from the coding sequence ATGTCGCATAAAATACTAATCCTGGATGACGATTCAGATATTCTATTTTTCTGTACATATGTATTTGAGAACATGGGCTTTGCGGTATCATCATCCACCCACTGCAACGACATTATTTCACAAGTAAAGTCAGCAAATCCAGATATGGTTCTAATTGATAATTGGATACCGGATATCGGAGGGGTAAAAGCTACCCAGCAACTAAAAGCATCAGCGGAACTTAAGAATATACCCGTAATTCTTTTTTCAGCGAATAGTAACCTACCCGAGCTAGCCGCATCAGCAGGCGCTGATGATTATTTAAAAAAACCCTTTGATTTAGATGAGCTAGAAGATCTAGCCTTGAAGTACGTAAAATCAGAGTAA
- a CDS encoding response regulator transcription factor, translating to MNVSKNKILIVDDEPDIRELIEYNLRKEGYQVMTAVNGKEAVRIAKENIPDLIILDIMMPEMDGIEACRIMRTMPEFRNTFMVFLTARSEEYSEIAGFNVGADDYIAKPIKPRVLVSRINAILRRNVQQEEPLYNRIEIADLVIDRDAFMVFRGEEKIVLAKKEFELLYLLASKPGKVFTREVILKSIWEDSVVVTNRTIDVHIRKLREKIGNDYVTTVKGVGYKFEKT from the coding sequence ATGAATGTTTCGAAGAATAAGATTTTAATCGTTGATGATGAACCTGATATTCGTGAGCTAATCGAATACAACCTCCGAAAAGAAGGTTATCAGGTTATGACTGCAGTTAATGGCAAGGAAGCGGTTCGAATTGCTAAAGAAAATATTCCTGATTTGATTATCCTCGATATCATGATGCCAGAGATGGATGGGATTGAGGCATGTCGAATAATGCGCACAATGCCTGAATTTAGAAATACATTTATGGTGTTTCTAACTGCTCGAAGTGAAGAGTATTCAGAAATTGCAGGTTTTAATGTTGGTGCCGATGATTATATTGCTAAACCAATCAAACCTAGGGTTCTTGTTAGCAGAATCAATGCTATTTTACGTCGAAACGTTCAACAGGAAGAACCGCTTTATAACCGAATAGAGATAGCGGATCTAGTGATTGACCGAGACGCATTTATGGTGTTTCGAGGGGAAGAGAAGATTGTACTTGCCAAAAAGGAATTTGAGCTACTTTATTTACTTGCATCTAAGCCTGGGAAAGTGTTCACGCGTGAAGTTATATTGAAAAGTATTTGGGAAGATTCCGTTGTCGTTACTAATCGAACAATTGACGTTCACATTCGTAAACTACGTGAAAAAATTGGTAATGACTACGTGACGACTGTTAAAGGTGTGGGTTATAAATTTGAAAAGACATAG
- a CDS encoding TlpA disulfide reductase family protein produces the protein MQKIFFGFIAFFGLITSCADKDIFILNGEIDNAGDLKKVLLYEGDAVVDSAFLNEEDKFRFKRTAVEAKPYTLVIGSRSYMLVLGNGDRVDFKTDLNQSSDSYTVTGSEISSRLQALSSIRGEYQKAQNELQNEYETRLNNNESQADVQKELIARNEQILAETSKKTLNFANENRENLAGFYAMLSIFSLDPITYENELIEYADEARERFPNNSSVQFFANHMAELKPVSVGQKAPDFESLTPTGQPVRLSDFKGKYVLLDFWASWCGPCREENPNIVKQYHAFKDKGFTVLGVSLDDNQAAWLKAIKDDKLDWTQVSELKRWDSEAGMLYKITAIPASFLVDPEGIIVGKNLRGEALQVALMEYLNE, from the coding sequence ATGCAGAAAATATTTTTTGGTTTTATCGCGTTTTTTGGTCTTATCACCTCTTGTGCTGATAAAGATATTTTTATTCTAAATGGGGAGATTGACAATGCCGGCGATTTAAAGAAAGTATTGTTGTATGAAGGGGATGCAGTAGTCGACTCGGCATTTCTTAACGAAGAAGATAAGTTTCGTTTTAAACGAACAGCGGTAGAGGCCAAGCCCTATACCTTGGTTATTGGTAGCCGATCTTATATGCTGGTTTTGGGTAATGGAGATCGAGTTGATTTTAAGACTGATTTGAATCAAAGTAGTGACAGCTATACGGTAACAGGTTCGGAGATTTCTTCTAGACTTCAAGCTTTAAGTAGTATAAGAGGTGAGTACCAAAAGGCTCAAAATGAGCTTCAGAATGAATATGAGACTAGACTGAATAATAATGAATCTCAGGCAGATGTACAAAAGGAACTCATTGCAAGAAACGAACAAATATTAGCTGAAACCTCGAAAAAAACATTGAATTTTGCTAATGAAAATCGCGAAAACCTAGCTGGTTTTTATGCTATGCTTTCGATATTCTCTCTTGATCCGATAACTTATGAGAATGAGTTAATTGAATATGCAGACGAAGCCAGAGAAAGGTTCCCCAATAATTCATCAGTTCAGTTCTTTGCAAATCATATGGCTGAATTGAAGCCTGTGAGTGTCGGTCAGAAAGCACCTGACTTTGAATCGCTGACTCCGACAGGTCAACCAGTTCGTTTATCTGATTTTAAAGGTAAATATGTTTTACTGGACTTTTGGGCATCATGGTGTGGACCTTGCCGAGAAGAGAACCCTAATATTGTTAAACAATATCATGCATTTAAAGATAAGGGTTTTACGGTACTTGGTGTGTCTCTCGATGATAACCAAGCCGCTTGGTTAAAGGCTATTAAAGACGATAAATTGGATTGGACCCAGGTGTCTGAGTTGAAACGCTGGGATAGTGAGGCTGGCATGCTGTATAAAATTACTGCGATTCCTGCGTCTTTTTTAGTAGATCCTGAAGGAATAATTGTTGGGAAAAATCTAAGAGGGGAAGCCCTGCAAGTTGCTCTAATGGAATATCTAAATGAATAA
- the alaS gene encoding alanine--tRNA ligase — protein sequence MTSKEIRSTFLEFFETRGHRIVPSAPIVVKNDPTLLFTNAGMNQFKDYFLGNRMPADKRVVDTQKCLRVSGKHNDLEEVGVDTYHHTMFEMLGNWSFGDYFKKEAIEWSWRLLTEVYRIDPDQIYVTVFEGDEKEGLPFDQEAYDEWLKWIDPERVLKGNKKDNFWEMGETGPCGPCSEIHVDCRSKEEREEFDGRNLVNEDHPQVIEIWNNVFMEFNRLKDGSLQELPQKHVDTGMGFERLVRVLQQKNSNYDTDVFSGTIEAIEKICDIGYQGGDSREDIAFRVLADHIRAVSFAIADGQLPSNTGAGYVIRRILRRAVRYYYSYLQSEYALLYRLVPLLSDQFKEVFPELDKQRDFVAKVIREEEETFLKTLEKGLKKIDEVIRHSKEKTIIDGQTAFELYDTFGFPIDLTRLIASEKGFSVDEGGFEREMQKQKERSRAATAIDTDDWVVLREGGRGEFVGYHDLLIETEVARYRKIKVKDKTKYQIVLSATPFYAESGGQVGDQGVLVFGEETIAVTDTKKENELIVHMVDKLPTDINSKLVAQVDMQKRLNTSYNHTATHLLHAALKEVLGDHVGQKGSFVSPDILRFDFSHFSKLSEEELVRINRLVNSKIRENILVETEEMPKEKALSLGATALFGEKYGDEVRVVMIDPAYSIELCGGTHVPQTGMIGVFTIVSESAVASGVRRIEALTGPAAFNYFTEKISQSKQIAELLKGSNPLKAIEDMINENHQLKKEVEKATLDKVKTLRDELAVSADDIGGINFIARKVDLDHADTVKKLAFSLKNSVDRLFLVLGADIQGKPHLSVMISDDLIKEKGFNASVIIRELAKEINGGGGGQPFFASAGGKNVEGLQRAIDKGRTLLVDS from the coding sequence ATGACTAGTAAAGAGATAAGATCTACCTTCCTAGAGTTTTTTGAGACGAGAGGGCACCGTATTGTGCCTTCTGCTCCTATTGTTGTAAAAAATGACCCGACTCTGCTGTTTACCAATGCCGGTATGAACCAGTTTAAGGATTATTTCCTGGGTAACCGAATGCCCGCAGATAAGCGTGTGGTGGATACGCAGAAATGCCTTCGTGTAAGTGGGAAGCATAATGATCTTGAGGAAGTGGGCGTTGATACTTATCATCACACAATGTTCGAGATGCTGGGCAACTGGAGCTTTGGTGACTATTTCAAAAAAGAGGCGATTGAGTGGAGTTGGCGCTTGCTGACTGAAGTGTATAGGATCGATCCGGATCAGATTTATGTGACGGTGTTCGAGGGCGATGAAAAGGAAGGGCTTCCATTTGATCAGGAAGCTTATGATGAGTGGCTGAAATGGATTGATCCGGAACGGGTGCTGAAAGGGAATAAAAAGGACAATTTTTGGGAAATGGGGGAAACTGGCCCCTGTGGCCCTTGCAGTGAGATACACGTGGATTGCCGTTCAAAAGAAGAGCGCGAAGAATTTGACGGCCGTAATTTGGTGAACGAGGATCATCCGCAGGTGATCGAGATCTGGAATAATGTGTTCATGGAGTTTAACCGTTTGAAAGATGGCTCTTTGCAAGAATTACCCCAGAAACATGTCGATACCGGGATGGGTTTTGAGCGTTTGGTTCGCGTTCTGCAGCAGAAGAATAGTAATTATGACACGGATGTTTTTTCGGGCACGATCGAAGCGATTGAGAAGATCTGTGATATCGGTTACCAAGGCGGAGATAGCCGTGAGGATATTGCATTCAGGGTGTTGGCCGATCATATACGTGCCGTATCTTTTGCAATAGCTGATGGGCAACTGCCATCAAACACGGGGGCCGGATACGTGATAAGACGGATATTAAGGCGCGCAGTCCGTTATTATTACTCCTATTTGCAATCTGAGTATGCGTTGTTGTACCGTTTAGTACCCCTACTATCGGATCAATTCAAAGAGGTGTTCCCTGAACTGGATAAACAAAGAGACTTTGTAGCCAAAGTCATCAGGGAAGAGGAAGAGACTTTTCTTAAAACGCTGGAGAAAGGCCTGAAGAAAATAGACGAGGTGATCCGTCATTCAAAGGAAAAGACCATTATTGATGGGCAGACCGCCTTTGAGCTTTATGATACCTTCGGTTTTCCAATAGACCTTACGCGGCTGATTGCTAGTGAGAAAGGCTTTTCGGTCGATGAAGGCGGCTTCGAACGAGAGATGCAGAAGCAAAAAGAACGGAGTCGGGCAGCTACTGCGATCGATACGGACGACTGGGTTGTATTGAGAGAAGGAGGACGAGGAGAGTTTGTCGGTTATCACGACCTGTTGATAGAAACCGAAGTGGCACGCTATCGAAAAATCAAGGTGAAAGATAAAACCAAATACCAGATTGTTTTATCAGCAACCCCATTTTATGCGGAAAGCGGTGGCCAGGTAGGGGATCAAGGTGTGCTTGTTTTTGGAGAAGAAACGATCGCTGTAACCGATACAAAAAAAGAGAATGAACTGATTGTTCATATGGTTGATAAGTTGCCAACTGATATTAACTCGAAGCTTGTGGCGCAAGTCGATATGCAGAAACGATTAAACACGAGCTACAACCATACCGCTACTCATCTGCTGCATGCAGCCCTTAAGGAAGTCTTGGGAGACCATGTAGGACAAAAAGGTTCGTTCGTATCGCCGGATATCCTCCGTTTTGATTTTTCACACTTTTCAAAGCTGAGCGAAGAGGAATTAGTGCGAATCAATAGGCTTGTCAACAGCAAAATCCGGGAAAATATTTTAGTTGAAACAGAAGAGATGCCCAAAGAAAAGGCTCTTTCTTTGGGTGCAACTGCTCTGTTTGGTGAAAAATATGGTGATGAGGTAAGGGTGGTAATGATCGATCCCGCTTATTCTATAGAACTGTGTGGAGGGACCCATGTGCCACAGACAGGGATGATCGGCGTCTTTACCATTGTCTCCGAATCAGCAGTGGCATCGGGTGTGCGGAGAATCGAGGCATTGACCGGTCCTGCGGCTTTTAACTATTTTACAGAAAAAATAAGCCAGAGCAAACAGATCGCTGAACTTTTAAAAGGGAGCAACCCTCTGAAGGCCATTGAAGACATGATCAATGAGAATCATCAGCTTAAAAAAGAGGTTGAAAAAGCTACGCTCGATAAAGTGAAAACTCTAAGGGACGAACTTGCCGTAAGTGCCGATGATATAGGAGGGATCAACTTTATTGCTCGAAAAGTCGATCTTGATCATGCAGATACTGTCAAAAAATTAGCATTCTCTCTTAAAAACTCTGTTGATCGGCTTTTCCTTGTCCTAGGCGCGGATATTCAAGGGAAGCCTCATTTAAGTGTCATGATTTCCGATGATTTAATTAAAGAAAAGGGATTCAACGCATCTGTAATCATCAGAGAGCTTGCGAAAGAAATTAATGGTGGCGGCGGTGGTCAGCCTTTTTTTGCTAGTGCCGGGGGAAAGAATGTAGAAGGACTGCAACGTGCAATAGATAAGGGACGAACACTTCTCGTTGATAGTTAA
- a CDS encoding M23 family metallopeptidase, producing the protein MAKTKFYYNSHTLKYEKVKVNIWTKILRLTGILSCGLVFACILLFLGFSYLDSPKERQLKRELNKMTLQYEVMQDKMNQVNAVLKDLQERDANIYRVIFEADPISSDIRDAGIGGIDRYESLKDYNNSELMIKSSAQLDQLASSLYVQAKSFKDLEAMAASKSEMLASIPAIQPLSGKNLRRGISGFGSRIHPIYKIRKMHSGIDFSAPIGTPVYATGNGKVIKVSSDHGYGRHIEIDHGYGYKTLYAHLSKFAVSSGKKVKRGDLIGYVGNTGASTGPHLHYEVLKNNRSVNPVNFFYNDLTPTEYAEMLKVASQVNQSFD; encoded by the coding sequence ATGGCTAAAACGAAATTTTATTACAATTCACATACGCTGAAATACGAGAAAGTCAAGGTTAATATTTGGACAAAAATCTTAAGATTAACCGGTATACTGAGTTGCGGCTTAGTTTTCGCATGCATTTTGTTATTTCTAGGATTCTCCTATCTGGACTCACCAAAAGAAAGACAGTTAAAAAGAGAACTGAACAAAATGACATTGCAGTATGAGGTTATGCAGGACAAAATGAATCAGGTAAATGCGGTATTGAAAGACCTCCAAGAGCGAGACGCTAACATTTACCGGGTTATTTTTGAAGCAGACCCAATTTCATCAGATATCAGAGACGCCGGGATTGGAGGTATCGACCGATACGAGAGTCTGAAAGACTACAACAATTCTGAATTAATGATAAAAAGCAGTGCACAACTTGATCAACTAGCTAGTTCGCTGTACGTACAAGCAAAGTCTTTTAAAGACTTGGAAGCAATGGCTGCATCGAAATCTGAGATGCTCGCCAGCATCCCCGCTATTCAGCCCTTAAGTGGTAAAAATCTAAGAAGAGGCATCTCAGGATTTGGATCACGAATACATCCAATTTATAAAATCAGAAAGATGCACTCAGGGATTGATTTTTCTGCCCCTATTGGAACCCCTGTTTATGCAACAGGAAATGGCAAAGTCATTAAGGTATCTTCTGATCACGGGTATGGTCGTCATATTGAAATAGATCATGGATACGGTTACAAAACACTTTATGCACACCTCAGTAAGTTTGCTGTATCGAGCGGAAAAAAAGTAAAGAGAGGGGATTTAATAGGGTACGTTGGCAATACTGGTGCGTCTACCGGTCCGCATCTGCACTATGAAGTATTGAAAAATAACCGGTCAGTTAATCCCGTTAACTTTTTTTACAACGACTTAACTCCAACCGAATACGCTGAAATGCTGAAAGTTGCTTCGCAGGTAAACCAATCTTTTGATTAA